In Opisthocomus hoazin isolate bOpiHoa1 chromosome 3, bOpiHoa1.hap1, whole genome shotgun sequence, a genomic segment contains:
- the DSEL gene encoding dermatan-sulfate epimerase-like protein → MALMFMGHALFLTLVMFAVFTFEESVSNYSDWVTFIGNVVQYEKQQLEGLSAEQKLKKTVLHPGLYFDAEDVQALRQKTHTSHSHLFRAIRSAVMVMLSNPLYYLPPPKHIDFAAKWNEIYGNNLPPLAFYCLLCPEDKAALDFALEYMDRMAGYKNWLVENAPGDEVPLGHSLTGFATAFDFLYNSLENERRQKYLEKIWSVSEEMYEYSKVRSWGKQLLHNHQATNMLALLIGALVAGVDKGSQANIWKHTVVDVMEKTMFLLNHIVDGSLDEGVAYGSYTAKSVTQYVFLAQRHFGINNLENNWLKMHFWFYYATLLPGFQRTVGIADSNYNWFYGPESQLVFLDKFIMKNGAGNWLAQQIRKHRPKDGPMVPSTSQRWSTLHTEFIWYAAEITPQPPPDYGTAKMHVFPNWGVVTYGAGLPNSQANTFVSFKSGKLGGRAVYDIVRFQPYAWIDGWRSFNPGHEHPDQNSFTFAPNGQVFVSEALYGPKLSHLNNVLVFAPSPTSQCNQPWEGQLGECAQWLKWIGDEVGDSAGEIITASQAGDMMFVSGEAVSAYTSAMKLRSVYRVLLLLNSQTLLVVDHIEKEEDSPVNSVSAFFHNLDIDFKYTPYKFRNKYNGAMMDVWDAHYKMFWFDHHGSSPVARIQEAEQAAEFKKRWTQFVNVTFPMKDMLTRIVYLFYGPYVNVSNCRLIDNAKTGFQISLSVNNTENTISVVTEYQNLKTRFDYLGFGGFAKVVHENKVTKFGLGTESVEKRIKNDRVVFPFGFKVNIIAGLILGVSLVILAFQWRFYISFSKMLRWILILVVTLWLIELVDMWSMCTQPICAKWSSDMTRLERDKGNKAKKLEGNPVVLPDVVITSLPASGAEILKQLFFNSSDFLYIRIPTPYLEIPETEFEIDSFVDPCEWKVSDVQNGHFRLVQGWLQSLVRDTKLHLQNIHLYEASRSKTAQHSAISKDKKKRSKKREALSEQRSRARGSQDKDAEHIRQLRRHLAYYPNARPVLSLSSGSWTLKLPFFQEILGPSMRALYVVRDPRAWIYSMLYKNKPSIYSLKNVPKRLAAMFKGENGKGKCSLNEGYAFEYESLRKELSNSNPNAVSVLSHLWLTNTAAALRINGDLQPTNYQLVKFEDIVSFPRKTAETIFAFLGIPLPPASLNQILFATSTSLFYLPYEGEISPSSIHAWKQNMPNEEIRQIEDICCSLMDHLGYPKFIE, encoded by the coding sequence ATGGCTCTGATGTTCATGGGGCATGCTTTATTTCTAACATTAGTGATGTTTGCCGTCTTCACTTTTGAAGAATCTGTAAGCAATTACTCTGATTGGGTGACTTTCATAGGAAATGTAGTTCAGTATGAAAAACAGCAACTTGAAGGTCTTAGTGCTgagcagaagctgaaaaaaacagttcttCATCCAGGCTTGTATTTTGACGCTGAAGATGTCCAGGCACTGAGGCAGAAGACTCATACAAGCCATTCCCATCTATTTAGAGCCATCAGAAGTGCGGTTATGGTTATGCTGTCCAACCCATTATACTACCTGCCTCCACCCAAGCACATTGATTTTGCTGCAAAGTGGAATGAGATTTATGGTAACAATCTGCCACCTCTAGCATTTTATTGTTTGCTGTGCCCTGAAGATAAAGCTGCATTAGATTTTGCTCTAGAATATATGGATAGAATGGCTGGCTACAAAAACTGGTTGGTTGAGAATGCACCTGGAGATGAAGTGCCACTCGGTCACTCCCTAACAGGATTTGCCACTGCTTTTGACTTCTTGTATAATTCGCTGGAAAATGAGAGAAGGCAAAAATACCTGGAGAAGATATGGTCTGTAAGCGAGGAAATGTATGAGTACTCAAAGGTTCGTTCCTGGGGAAAGCAGCTTCTCCATAACCACCAAGCAACCAACATGCTTGCTTTGCTTATTGGGGCTTTAGTTGCAGGGGTGGACAAAGGATCTCAGGCAAATATTTGGAAACACACTGTTGTTGATGTGATGGAGAAAACAATGTTTCTGCTCAATCACATTGTAGATGGGTCTCTGGATGAGGGGGTAGCTTACGGGAGTTACACAGCCAAGTCAGTAACCCAGTATGTTTTTCTGGCCCAGCGCCACTTTGGTATTAATAACTTGGAGAATAACTGGCTAAAAATGCACTTTTGGTTTTACTATGCCACCCTGTTGCCAGGCTTTCAGAGGACTGTGGGCATAGCGGATTCTAATTACAACTGGTTTTATGGTCCTGAGAGCCAACTGGTTTTCTTGGATAAGTTTATCATGAAGAATGGAGCTGGCAACTGGCTGGCACAGCAGATTAGAAAGCACAGACCCAAGGACGGGCCAATGGTGCCGTCCACTTCACAAAGATGGAGCACACTGCACACTGAATTTATATGGTATGCTGCCGAAATCACTCCTCAGCCACCTCCTGACTACGGTACTGCTAAAATGCATGTGTTTCCTAACTGGGGAGTTGTTACTTACGGGGCTGGCTTGCCAAACAGTCAGGCAAACACCTTTGTGTCCTTTAAGTCTGGAAAACTCGGTGGACGTGCTGTCTATGACATTGTTCGCTTTCAGCCGTATGCCTGGATTGATGGGTGGAGAAGTTTCAATCCGGGACATGAACATCCTGATCAGAACTCTTTCACTTTTGCTCCCAATGGACAGGTGTTTGTATCTGAGGCTCTTTACGGACCTAAACTCAGCCACCTGAACAACGTCTTGGTCTTTGCTCCATCTCCTACGAGCCAGTGCAACCAGCCTTGGGAGGGACAGCTTGGTGAGTGTGCCCAGTGGCTGAAGTGGATTGGTGATGAGGTTGGAGACTCAGCTGGAGAAATTATAACAGCCTCCCAGGCTGGAGACATGATGTTTGTGAGTGGTGAAGCGGTATCTGCTTACACATCAGCAATGAAATTGAGAAGTGTGTATCGCGTTTTGCTGCTTTTAAATTCTCAGACATTGTTAGTAGTAGATCACATCGAGAAGGAGGAAGACTCTCCTGTTAATTCTGTCAGTGCCTTTTTTCATAATCTTGACATTGATTTTAAATACACACCCTATAAGTTTAGGAACAAATACAATGGAGCTATGATGGATGTGTGGGATGCCCACTACAAGATGTTTTGGTTTGATCATCATGGGAGTAGTCCTGTTGCTAGGATACAGGAGGCAGAACAAGCTGCTGAATTCAAAAAGCGATGGACTCAGTTTGTAAATGTTACCTTTCCAATGAAAGACATGCTTACAAGGATTGTTTACCTTTTCTATGGCCCGTATGTCAATGTTTCTAACTGCAGGCTCATAGATAATGCAAAAACTGGATTTCAGATTTCGCTCAGCGTTAACAACACTGAAAATACCATCTCTGTTGTGACTGAGTATCAGAATTTAAAGACAAGGTTTGATTACTTGGGATTTGGTGGTTTTGCCAAAGTAGTTCATGAAAACAAAGTGACCAAGTTTGGTCTAGGTACTGAATCTGTGGAAAAACGGATAAAAAATGATAGGGTGGTTTTCCCTTTTGGATTCAAGGTGAACATAATTGCAGGGTTAATTCTGGGTGTTAGTTTGGTCATACTGGCTTTTCAGTGGCGGTTTTACATATCCTTCAGTAAAATGTTGCGTTGGATCCTGATACTGGTTGTCACACTGTGGCTTATTGAATTAGTGGATATGTGGAGCATGTGTACTCAGCCCATCTGTGCAAAATGGAGCAGTGACATGACAAGGCTAGAACGTGATAAAGGCAATAAAGCCAAAAAATTAGAAGGAAACCCTGTTGTTTTGCCAGATGTTGTCATtacttctcttcctgcttctggTGCAGAAATTCTGAAACAGCTGTTTTTTAATAGCAGTGACTTCTTATACATTAGGATACCTACACCCTATCTTGAAATTCCAGAGACTGAATTTGAAATTGATTCCTTTGTAGATCCATGTGAATGGAAGGTTTCTGATGTCCAGAATGGTCATTTTCGTCTTGTCCAAGGGTGGCTTCAGTCTCTAGTTCGAGACACAAAGTTACATTTACAAAACATTCATTTATATGAAGCCAGCAGAAGTAAAACTGCGCAGCATTCTGCCATAAGCAAGGACAAAAAGAAGAGATCCAAAAAGAGAGAAGCTCTGTCAGAGCAAAGAAGCAGGGCAAGAGGGAGTCAAGATAAAGATGCTGAACATATTAGGCAACTGAGAAGACATCTCGCTTATTATCCTAATGCGCGACCTGTGCTTAGTTTAAGTAGTGGGAGCTGGACATTAAAGCTTCCCTTCTTTCAGGAAATCCTAGGACCGTCAATGAGAGCATTATATGTAGTAAGGGACCCACGGGCGTGGATCTATTCAATGTTGTACAAAAATAAGCCAAGCATTTACTCCTTGAAAAATGTTCCAAAACGCTTGGCTGCAATGTTTAAAGGGGAGAATGGTAAAGGAAAATGTAGTTTAAATGAAGGCTATGCATTTGAATATGAATCATTAAGAAAAGAACTTTCAAATTCTAATCCGAATGCTGTTTCTGTGTTGTCCCATTTATGGCtaacaaacacagcagcagcactaAGAATAAATGGGGACTTGCAGCCAACAAATTATCAGCTGGTTAAGTTTGAAGATATCGTGAGCTTTCCTCGGAAGACGGCTGAAACAATTTTTGCCTTTCTTGGTATTCCTCTTCCTCCCGCTAGTTTAAACCAAATATTATTTGCCACCTCCACCAGTCTTTTCTATCTTCCTTACGAAGGGGAAATTTCACCAAGTAGCATTCATGCCTGGAAACAAAACATGCCCAATGAAGAGATTAGACAGATTGAAGATATCTGTTGTTCTCTAATGGACCACTTAGGATACCCAAAGTTTATAGAGTAA